In Helicobacter ibis, a genomic segment contains:
- a CDS encoding OmpA family protein, giving the protein MKKLLIAGSLATIFLITGCSQKGGVGADGSGSANAGGKGYISGSDNFASLDDRISHVEGGLQNIFFNFDQFTIRPDMQGAVSNDANVLKSSAVGPLTVRIEGNTDEWGTDEYNYALGLKRAVAVRDALVAQGVSQDKTVLVSYGESKPTCTSKTRECWAENRKVTFKMLP; this is encoded by the coding sequence ATGAAAAAGCTTTTAATCGCAGGATCTTTGGCGACTATTTTTTTAATTACAGGTTGTAGCCAAAAGGGTGGTGTAGGTGCCGATGGTAGTGGGTCTGCTAATGCTGGTGGTAAAGGATATATTTCAGGAAGTGATAATTTTGCTAGTTTAGATGATAGAATCTCTCATGTTGAAGGTGGATTGCAAAATATATTTTTTAACTTTGATCAATTTACAATTAGACCTGATATGCAAGGTGCTGTAAGTAATGATGCAAATGTATTGAAATCTAGTGCCGTAGGACCATTAACTGTGAGAATTGAAGGTAATACAGATGAGTGGGGAACTGATGAGTATAACTATGCATTAGGGTTAAAAAGAGCAGTAGCAGTTAGAGATGCGTTGGTGGCTCAAGGTGTAAGCCAAGATAAAACTGTGTTGGTTAGTTATGGTGAAAGTAAGCCAACTTGTACTTCTAAAACTAGAGAGTGCTGGGCTGAAAATAGAAAAGTTACTTTCAAAATGCTACCATAA
- a CDS encoding FKBP-type peptidyl-prolyl cis-trans isomerase: protein MIKDNFAVSIEYEVKEEGNGEVLDSNIGSKPLEFIMGRGEVIRGLENAIASMAIGESKDIVIPPSEAYGDYNSEYVQEVPRDQFVGIDLQEGMTLFGQGENGETVQVTVKGFNDEVAIIDYNHPLAGKTLAFSVTILDAREATEQELSCGIGGHHHGGGGGCCGGGGCGCH from the coding sequence ATGATTAAAGATAATTTTGCAGTAAGTATAGAGTATGAAGTAAAAGAAGAAGGAAATGGAGAGGTTTTAGATTCAAATATTGGTTCTAAACCATTAGAATTTATAATGGGTAGAGGTGAGGTTATACGAGGGTTAGAGAATGCTATTGCTTCTATGGCTATTGGCGAGAGTAAAGATATTGTAATTCCACCTAGTGAAGCATATGGGGATTATAATTCAGAATATGTGCAAGAAGTGCCTAGAGATCAATTTGTGGGTATAGATTTGCAAGAAGGTATGACACTTTTTGGTCAAGGCGAAAATGGAGAGACTGTTCAAGTAACTGTTAAAGGTTTCAATGATGAAGTAGCCATTATTGATTATAATCACCCTCTAGCTGGCAAGACATTAGCATTTTCTGTTACGATTTTAGATGCTAGAGAAGCTACAGAACAAGAGTTAAGTTGTGGTATTGGGGGACATCACCATGGTGGTGGCGGAGGTTGTTGCGGTGGCGGAGGTTGTGGTTGTCACTAA
- the truD gene encoding tRNA pseudouridine(13) synthase TruD, giving the protein MSLICGENSYAYSHSPIEFYFKQSPRDFVVEEVPLYVFNGSGPHTIIKIRKKDLTTFQMLKILSSSLGVKEIDIGYAGLKDKNALTIQHISIPCQFEKLVENFSHEKIKILDITRHQNKLKIGHLKGNRFFIRIKKLNKINNIKITQVLNEISKYGIPNYFGYQRFGIDGDNYKLGQDIVNNKARIKNKKMSNFLISAYQSYLFNAWLSLRINFSKIVDCYKVNDIYDALFELLQNNHISESFKDKDMLSKIKTQEHIFKVLPGEFMCHYPYGRHFILDDIINDSNRFLNKDISVLGALSGKKLELSHDMALFFEDLFLDSKITSVGSRRYAWVFLDDVQYNYKEEEAQGELNFYLPKGSYATTLLRELARRELDCSETIKEDCYV; this is encoded by the coding sequence TTGTCACTAATTTGTGGTGAAAATTCTTATGCCTACTCTCACTCTCCAATAGAGTTTTATTTCAAGCAAAGTCCTAGAGATTTTGTTGTTGAAGAGGTTCCACTTTATGTATTTAACGGGAGTGGTCCTCATACTATCATTAAAATACGCAAAAAAGATTTAACCACTTTTCAAATGCTAAAGATTTTATCATCAAGCTTAGGTGTTAAAGAAATTGATATTGGCTATGCTGGTTTAAAAGATAAAAATGCTTTAACTATACAACATATAAGTATTCCTTGTCAGTTTGAGAAGTTAGTTGAGAATTTCAGCCATGAGAAAATTAAAATTTTAGATATAACAAGACATCAAAATAAATTAAAAATAGGACATTTAAAAGGCAATAGATTCTTCATTAGAATAAAAAAGCTAAATAAAATAAATAATATAAAAATAACTCAAGTATTAAATGAGATTTCAAAATATGGAATCCCAAATTATTTTGGTTATCAACGATTTGGGATAGATGGAGATAACTATAAGTTAGGGCAAGATATTGTAAATAATAAAGCTAGAATCAAAAACAAAAAAATGTCTAATTTCCTAATTAGTGCTTATCAGAGTTATTTGTTTAATGCATGGCTTTCTTTAAGGATTAATTTTTCAAAAATTGTGGATTGTTATAAGGTAAATGATATCTATGACGCACTATTTGAGTTGTTGCAAAATAATCATATTAGCGAATCTTTTAAGGATAAAGATATGCTTTCTAAAATAAAAACACAAGAACATATATTTAAGGTGCTACCCGGTGAATTTATGTGTCATTATCCTTATGGTAGGCATTTTATTTTAGATGATATTATTAATGATAGCAATAGGTTTTTAAACAAAGATATTTCTGTTCTTGGTGCATTAAGTGGTAAAAAGTTAGAGTTATCACATGATATGGCATTGTTTTTTGAAGATTTGTTTTTGGATTCTAAAATTACTAGCGTTGGTAGTCGAAGGTATGCTTGGGTGTTTTTAGATGATGTGCAATATAATTACAAAGAAGAAGAAGCACAAGGCGAGTTGAACTTCTATTTGCCTAAAGGCTCATATGCTACTACTTTGTTGCGTGAGTTAGCTAGAAGAGAGCTGGACTGCAGTGAAACTATTAAGGAAGATTGTTATGTTTGA
- the htpX gene encoding zinc metalloprotease HtpX, with amino-acid sequence MVMFEEIIAKNKLKTNCVIVLYLFIFVFIGLLVDIVRINAPSLSYGFYVLITFQVLPVVTLVLLGVAACVIGYTIGNFQRILLSGNEYKEIINRGENRIESELSSILDELILEARLEFRPKLYLMEAPFMNAFASGWHRDNSLIALTTTLVRNLTRDEVKAVMAHELSHIRHGDIRLTLMVGVLSNIMLLVVNYGVFMFLGNNRDNGANIARNILLIFQFILPLITIVLQMFLSRSREYMADSGAVYLMNGDSMPMIRALQKISDNYAKSDFSQVDNNPTRSALYIFGFKEMFSTHPSIENRIRILQRKSRR; translated from the coding sequence ATTGTTATGTTTGAAGAAATAATTGCTAAAAACAAGCTAAAAACAAATTGTGTTATAGTTTTGTATTTGTTTATTTTTGTGTTTATTGGGTTGTTGGTTGATATTGTTAGGATAAATGCACCTAGTTTGTCGTATGGATTTTATGTTTTAATTACTTTCCAAGTTCTGCCTGTTGTTACACTAGTATTACTTGGCGTTGCTGCATGTGTTATAGGATATACGATAGGGAATTTTCAGCGTATTTTGCTAAGTGGTAATGAGTATAAAGAAATAATAAACAGAGGTGAAAATAGGATAGAATCCGAGCTTTCTAGTATTTTAGATGAGCTTATTTTAGAAGCTAGATTGGAGTTTAGACCTAAGCTTTATTTGATGGAAGCTCCATTTATGAATGCATTTGCAAGTGGTTGGCATAGGGATAATTCGCTAATAGCATTAACAACGACATTGGTAAGGAATCTAACTAGAGATGAAGTAAAGGCGGTCATGGCACATGAGCTAAGCCATATTAGGCATGGTGATATAAGGCTTACTTTAATGGTTGGTGTTTTAAGTAATATTATGTTGCTAGTTGTTAATTATGGTGTATTTATGTTTTTGGGTAACAATAGAGATAATGGTGCAAATATAGCTAGAAATATATTGCTTATTTTTCAGTTTATACTTCCACTTATAACAATAGTGTTGCAAATGTTCTTAAGTAGAAGTAGAGAGTATATGGCAGATTCTGGTGCTGTGTATTTGATGAATGGAGATAGTATGCCTATGATTAGAGCATTACAAAAAATAAGTGATAATTATGCAAAGTCAGATTTTTCTCAAGTTGATAATAATCCAACGAGATCTGCTTTGTATATTTTTGGTTTTAAGGAGATGTTTAGCACTCATCCAAGTATAGAAAATAGAATAAGGATTTTGCAGAGAAAATCAAGGAGGTAA
- the folE gene encoding GTP cyclohydrolase I FolE codes for MQEAIQSMFDFIGEDRNREGLIDTPKRVMQSWSHIFGGYKMDPTMILESAIFKEGVCDEMVVLKNVEFYSMCEHHFLPFFGHISIGYIPNNKFVGISKLARLVEVYSRRLQIQENMTSQIADTIMEVLQPKGVMVIVHARHMCMKMRGVETQDSVMITSAVRGLFKSDHRTREEFMGHIRG; via the coding sequence ATACAAGAAGCAATTCAAAGTATGTTTGATTTTATAGGTGAGGATAGAAATAGGGAAGGTTTGATAGATACCCCAAAGAGAGTTATGCAGAGCTGGTCTCATATATTTGGTGGATATAAGATGGATCCTACAATGATCTTAGAATCTGCTATTTTTAAAGAAGGTGTTTGTGATGAGATGGTAGTGTTAAAAAATGTTGAGTTTTATTCCATGTGCGAACATCATTTTTTGCCATTTTTTGGACATATTTCAATTGGTTATATACCAAATAATAAATTTGTTGGAATCTCAAAATTAGCAAGATTGGTAGAGGTGTATTCAAGAAGATTACAGATTCAAGAAAATATGACAAGTCAAATTGCAGATACAATTATGGAAGTCTTACAACCAAAGGGAGTTATGGTGATTGTGCATGCTAGACATATGTGTATGAAGATGAGAGGAGTAGAAACGCAAGACAGTGTTATGATAACTAGTGCTGTTAGAGGGTTGTTTAAAAGTGATCATAGAACTAGAGAAGAATTTATGGGGCATATAAGAGGCTAA
- a CDS encoding alpha/beta hydrolase, with protein MVVGIGHKGDVAFDRKRRTYDYLPQYNLQGSGGAYEFLSFIKDRVLPLSTKLIEDKIKTNIDSKILFGHSFGGIFTLYTLLEDSLLFDEYFIVSPSLWSEPKFGSLEIKECPKFVYYLWGGNEAKKTQESIPHINFAKDFALKNPKCNISYKEVANKNHGEMIEVGFF; from the coding sequence ATTGTAGTTGGTATAGGGCATAAGGGAGATGTAGCATTTGATAGGAAAAGACGCACATATGACTATCTGCCACAATATAATCTACAAGGAAGTGGTGGGGCTTATGAGTTTTTGAGTTTTATTAAAGATAGAGTTTTGCCTCTTAGCACAAAACTAATAGAGGACAAAATAAAAACAAATATAGATTCTAAAATCTTATTTGGACATAGCTTTGGCGGAATCTTTACGCTATATACATTGCTAGAAGATTCCTTATTGTTTGATGAGTATTTTATTGTCTCACCTTCTCTTTGGAGTGAGCCTAAATTTGGTAGTTTAGAAATTAAAGAATGTCCTAAATTTGTCTATTATCTGTGGGGCGGCAATGAAGCTAAGAAGACACAAGAATCTATACCACATATAAACTTTGCAAAGGATTTTGCACTAAAGAATCCAAAATGCAATATAAGCTACAAAGAAGTCGCAAATAAAAATCATGGCGAGATGATAGAAGTAGGATTTTTTTGA
- a CDS encoding DNA-deoxyinosine glycosylase — protein sequence MIDICQHSFNPVYNAKSKVLILGSFPSFASESFGFYYGNSNNRFWSVLALVFDCIVPTSKDKHLKNKEIIEIQRNFLLEHHIALWDCVQTCNRKANNSSDTNLEILNFNDVAEIVYKSQIKAIFCNGKLTRKSFDTLCYNYKTNGSKNISILNLPVFTLPSTSSANARYRLDDLAREWSVIKYQLNS from the coding sequence ATGATAGATATTTGTCAACATTCTTTTAATCCTGTATATAATGCAAAATCTAAGGTGCTAATTTTAGGTTCTTTTCCCTCCTTTGCTTCAGAATCTTTTGGTTTTTACTATGGGAATTCTAATAACCGATTTTGGAGCGTTTTGGCTCTTGTATTTGATTGTATTGTGCCAACTTCAAAAGATAAGCATTTAAAAAATAAAGAGATTATAGAAATTCAGAGAAATTTTTTACTAGAACACCATATTGCACTTTGGGATTGCGTGCAAACATGCAATAGAAAGGCAAATAATTCAAGTGATACAAATTTAGAGATTCTAAACTTTAATGATGTTGCAGAGATTGTTTATAAAAGTCAAATTAAAGCAATTTTTTGCAATGGTAAGCTTACTAGAAAATCCTTTGACACACTTTGCTATAACTATAAAACTAATGGGTCTAAAAATATCTCCATTTTAAATTTACCAGTCTTTACCCTACCCTCCACTAGCAGTGCAAACGCTCGATATAGACTTGATGATTTAGCAAGAGAATGGAGTGTAATAAAATATCAGCTTAATTCATAG
- a CDS encoding aminoglycoside 6-adenylyltransferase, protein MNQQTQINTIKAIKNFTIKHKAITIATLEGSRVNPKAKKDKYQDYDISFFVPLDSMHEFLEISSQSDIKSAKIPSKILVFTSKHFGRLIFSQLPESMEFYKPDLPPNWVSFLMLFANGVRLDLKIIPLQDLNAYYELEPLSKVLVDKDNLFTHTIPQTPFSITHLSQKCFDDVCNEFYFTLSNVQKALLREQFILANHLLDSMRKALFVMLSFKVGLKQGFNLWLGKENAYILHYLSKKEVKIIRGSYHTHSLKHIAKSLEILEELFSKSVKHICKKSDYKNPYKNLYKYRFYK, encoded by the coding sequence ATGAACCAACAAACACAAATAAATACAATCAAAGCAATAAAAAACTTCACAATAAAGCATAAGGCAATCACTATTGCCACACTTGAAGGCTCAAGGGTCAATCCCAAAGCCAAAAAAGATAAATACCAAGATTATGATATTTCATTTTTTGTGCCTCTAGATTCTATGCACGAATTTTTAGAGATTTCTTCACAAAGCGATATTAAAAGTGCAAAAATCCCAAGTAAGATTTTAGTCTTTACAAGTAAGCATTTTGGGAGGCTTATTTTCTCTCAACTTCCAGAATCTATGGAGTTTTATAAACCTGATTTACCACCAAATTGGGTAAGTTTTTTAATGCTTTTTGCAAATGGGGTGAGACTTGATTTAAAAATCATTCCTTTGCAGGATTTGAATGCTTATTATGAGCTAGAGCCACTAAGCAAGGTGCTTGTGGATAAAGATAATCTTTTTACACACACTATTCCACAAACTCCTTTTAGCATAACGCATTTAAGCCAAAAATGCTTTGATGATGTATGTAATGAATTTTATTTCACACTTAGCAATGTGCAAAAAGCCCTTTTAAGAGAGCAATTTATCTTAGCAAATCATCTTTTAGATTCTATGCGTAAGGCGTTATTTGTTATGCTTAGCTTTAAAGTGGGTTTAAAACAAGGATTTAATCTTTGGCTTGGTAAGGAAAATGCATATATTTTGCACTATCTATCTAAAAAAGAAGTAAAGATTATAAGAGGTAGCTATCACACTCATAGCCTAAAACACATAGCAAAATCTCTAGAGATACTTGAAGAACTTTTTAGCAAAAGTGTAAAGCATATATGCAAGAAAAGTGACTATAAAAATCCATATAAAAATTTGTATAAATATAGGTTTTATAAATGA